A single Rattus norvegicus strain BN/NHsdMcwi chromosome 5, GRCr8, whole genome shotgun sequence DNA region contains:
- the Lrp8 gene encoding low-density lipoprotein receptor-related protein 8 isoform X19, producing the protein MAPAGGLNECLHNNGGCSHICTDLKIGFECTCPAGFQLLDQKTCGDIDECQDPDACSQICVNYKGYFKCECHPGYEMDTLTKNCKAVAGRSPSLIFTNRHEVRRIDLVKRDYSRLIPMLKNVVALDVEVDTNRIYWCDLSYRKIYSAHMDKASIPDEQVVLIGEQLHSPEGLAVDWVHKHIYWTDSGNKTVSVATTDGRRRCTLFNRDLSEPRAIAVDPLRGFMYWSDWGFQAKIEKAGLNGADRQTLVSDNIEWPNGITLDLLSQRLYWVDSKLHQLSSIDFNGGNRKMLIFSTDFLSHPFGVAVFEDKVFWTDLENEAIFSANRLNGLEISILAENLNNPHDIVIFHELKQPKAADACELSAQPNGGCEYLCLPAPQISSHSPKYTCACPDTMWLGPDMKRCYRAPPSTSTTTLASAMTRTVPATTGAPGTTIHDSTYQNHSTEMPSQTAAVPHSVNIPKAHSTSPSTLSPATSNHSQHYGNEGSQMGSTVTAAVIGIIVPIVVIALLCMSGYLIWRNWKRKNTKSMNFDNPVYRKTTEEEEEDELHIGRTAQIGHVYPAAISSYDRPLWAEPCLGETRDLEDPAPAHKELFVLPGEPRSQLHQLPKNPLSELPVVKCKRVALSLEDDGLP; encoded by the exons ATGGCTCCGGCTGGAG GGCTGAACGAGTGTCTGCACAACAATGGTGGCTGCTCCCACATCTGCACTGACCTCAAGATCGGCTTTGAGTGTACATGCCCAGCAGGCTTCCAGCTCTTGGACCAAAAGACCTGTGGTG ACATTGACGAATGCCAGGACCCAGATGCCTGCAGCCAAATCTGTGTGAATTACAAGGGCTACTTTAAGTGTGAATGCCACCCCGGCTATGAGATGGATACGCTGACCAAGAACTGTAAAGCTGTAG CTGGCAGGAGCCCATCCCTAATCTTCACGAACCGACACGAAGTACGGCGAATAGACCTGGTGAAGCGGGACTACTCACGCCTCATCCCCATGCTCAAGAATGTCGTGGCGCTGGACGTGGAAGTGGATACCAATCGAATATATTGGTGTGACCTTTCCTACCGCAAGATCTACAG CGCCCACATGGACAAGGCCAGTATCCCGGACGAGCAGGTGGTCCTCATTGGTGAGCAGCTGCACTCTCCAGAGGGCCTGGCGGTGGACTGGGTCCATAAGCACATCTACTGGACAGACTCAGGCAATAAGACCGTCTCAGTCGCCACAACCGATGGACGCCGCCGCTGTACTCTCTTCAACCGTGATCTCAGCGAGCCCCGAGCCATTGCTGTCGACCCCCTGCGAGG GTTCATGTACTGGTCTGACTGGGGTTTCCAGGCAAAGATTGAGAAGGCTGGGCTCAATGGTGCAGACCGGCAAACACTGGTTTCAGACAACATCGAGTGGCCCAACGGAATCACCCTGG ACTTGCTGAGCCAGCGTTTGTACTGGGTGGACTCCAAGCTGCACCAGCTATCCAGCATCGACTTCAATGGAGGCAACAGAAAGATGCTGATTTTCTCCACTGACTTCCTGAGTCACCCTTTTGGGGTAGCTGTATTTGAG GACAAGGTATTCTGGACGGATCTGGAGAATGAGGCCATTTTCAGCGCAAATCGGCTCAATGGCCTGGAGATCTCCATCCTGGCTGAGAACCTTAATAACCCACATGACATTGTAATCTTCCATGAGCTGAAGCAGCCAAAGG CTGCAGATGCCTGTGAGCTGAGTGCCCAGCCCAATGGCGGCTGTGAATACCTGTGCCTTCCTGCTCCTCAGATCTCCAGCCACTCTCCCAAGTACACCTGTGCCTGTCCTGACACAATGTGGCTGGGCCCAGACATGAAGAGATGCTACCGAG CACCTCCGTCTACCTCAACTACAACCTTAGCCTCTGCTATGACAAGGACAGTACCTGCTACTACGGGAGCCCCTGGGACAACCATCCACGACTCTACCTACCAGAACCACAGCACAGAGATGCCAAGCCAGACAGCTGCCGTCCCTCACTCAGTGAACATCCCTAAGGCTCACAGCACCAGCCCGTCCACCCTGAGCCCTGCAACCAGCAACCACTCCCAGCACT ATGGGAATGAAGGCAGCCAGATGGGTTCAACAGTCACCGCTGCTGTCATTGGGATCATCGTGCCCATAG TGGTAATAGCCCTGCTGTGTATGAGTGGGTACCTCATCTGGAGAAACTGGAAGCGGAAGAATACCAAGAGCATGAATTTCGACAACCCAGTGTACAGGAAGacaacagaagaggaagaggaagatgaactTCACATAGGGAGGACGGCTCAGATTGGCCATGTCTACCCCGCA GCAATCAGCAGCTATGATCGCCCACTGTGGGCAGAGCCCTGTCTTGGGGAGACCAGAGACCTGGAAGACCCAGCCCCTGCCCACAAGGAGCTTTTTGTCTTGCCGGGAGAACCAAGGTCACAGCTGCACCAACTCCCGAAGAACCCTCTTTCCGAGCTGCCTGTCGTCAAGTGCAAG CGAGTGGCATTAAGTCTTGAAGATGACGGACTGCCCTGA